Proteins found in one Streptosporangiales bacterium genomic segment:
- a CDS encoding coenzyme F420-0:L-glutamate ligase, which yields MSSRQSRLEVWGLAGFPDIQPGDDLAAHIAAAEPGLRDGDVVVVTSKVVSKAAGRVLHAGPGYDPEQLRAEAIEAETVRVVARRGETKIVQTTQGFVLAAAGIDESNTPEGTLVLLPRDPDASARELRAELRARLGVVVAVVISDTFGRPWRVGQTDVAVGAAGLTVVDDHRGRTDMYGRELKVTEIAVADEVAAAGDLVKAKAAGVPVAVVRGLSAHVTLADGPGVAALVRPADMDMFSLGARDVLPARRTVRDLTGDPVDRATVLRAVAAAVTAPAPHGQTPWQFVLVETEEARKRLIRALEDHWVDPQGSTQRADSIEVLRNAPTLLVPCLTGRDELPQEERELLTLAGGAAVQNLLVALTVERLGSAWIASTLYCPDATRTALELPPAWHPVGAVAVGQPLATLPPRDRDPDDFLATR from the coding sequence ATGAGCAGTAGGCAGAGCAGGCTCGAGGTGTGGGGCCTTGCCGGGTTCCCCGACATCCAGCCGGGTGACGACCTCGCCGCGCACATCGCTGCGGCCGAGCCCGGCCTGCGCGACGGTGACGTGGTCGTGGTGACCAGCAAGGTGGTGAGCAAGGCAGCCGGCCGGGTGCTGCACGCCGGCCCCGGCTACGACCCCGAGCAGCTGCGCGCCGAGGCGATCGAGGCGGAGACCGTGCGCGTGGTCGCCCGCCGCGGGGAGACGAAGATCGTCCAGACCACCCAGGGCTTCGTGCTCGCCGCGGCCGGCATCGACGAGTCGAACACACCCGAGGGCACCCTGGTGCTGCTCCCCCGCGACCCGGACGCGTCGGCGCGCGAGCTCCGCGCCGAGCTGCGCGCCCGGCTGGGGGTGGTCGTCGCTGTGGTGATCTCGGATACCTTCGGCCGGCCGTGGCGGGTGGGCCAGACCGACGTCGCCGTAGGCGCGGCCGGTCTCACCGTGGTGGACGACCACCGCGGCCGCACGGACATGTACGGGCGCGAGCTGAAGGTCACGGAGATCGCCGTCGCCGACGAGGTCGCGGCCGCCGGCGACCTGGTGAAGGCGAAGGCCGCGGGCGTGCCCGTCGCGGTGGTACGCGGGTTGTCCGCGCACGTCACGCTCGCTGACGGCCCCGGTGTGGCGGCGCTGGTACGGCCCGCGGACATGGACATGTTCTCCCTCGGCGCCCGCGACGTGCTGCCCGCAAGGCGCACCGTCCGCGACCTCACCGGCGATCCCGTGGACCGCGCCACGGTGCTGCGGGCGGTCGCCGCGGCGGTCACCGCACCGGCGCCTCACGGGCAGACGCCGTGGCAGTTCGTGCTGGTCGAGACCGAGGAGGCGCGGAAGCGGCTGATCCGCGCGCTCGAGGACCACTGGGTGGACCCGCAGGGCAGCACGCAGCGCGCGGACAGCATCGAGGTGCTCCGCAACGCACCGACGCTGCTCGTGCCGTGCCTCACCGGCCGCGACGAGCTGCCGCAGGAGGAGCGCGAGCTGCTCACCCTCGCCGGCGGCGCGGCCGTGCAGAACCTGCTGGTCGCACTGACGGTGGAACGGCTCGGCTCGGCGTGGATCGCCAGCACGCTCTACTGCCCGGACGCGACCAGGACGGCGTTGGAGCTGCCGCCGGCCTGGCACCCGGTCGGCGCCGTCGCCGTCGGCCAGCCGTTGGCGACGCTGCCGCCGCGCGACCGCGACCCTGACGACTTCCTCGCCACCCGCTGA
- the def gene encoding peptide deformylase: MNAAIPASDAHPRRPNAAAEGAGGRSWSLTALMALLGHWDNRVETTLLQISRNNFRGEFVTVRPIRMLGDPVLRDHAQPVVDFDKALRKLVKDMMQTMRKAPGVGLAAPQIGVPLRLFVYDMYDGTKGCVANPELTVLDETPVTTEEGCLSLPGHQYPLARAAAVEVRGHDVNGDLIAVRPTGEEDDPAYFARCLQHEVDHLDGTVYVDLLPRRLRAKALRAGPILDRERR; the protein is encoded by the coding sequence ATGAACGCCGCCATCCCGGCCAGCGACGCCCACCCGCGGCGCCCCAACGCGGCAGCGGAAGGCGCCGGCGGGCGTTCCTGGTCACTGACGGCACTCATGGCGCTCCTGGGGCACTGGGACAATCGAGTCGAGACTACTCTATTGCAAATATCTCGCAACAACTTCAGAGGGGAATTCGTGACCGTCCGCCCGATCAGGATGCTCGGTGACCCAGTGCTACGTGACCACGCCCAGCCGGTCGTCGACTTCGACAAGGCCCTGCGGAAGCTGGTCAAGGACATGATGCAGACCATGCGCAAGGCACCGGGGGTCGGTCTCGCCGCGCCCCAGATCGGCGTGCCGCTGCGGCTGTTCGTCTACGACATGTACGACGGCACCAAGGGCTGCGTGGCGAACCCGGAACTCACCGTGCTCGACGAAACCCCGGTCACCACGGAAGAGGGCTGCCTGTCGCTGCCCGGCCACCAGTACCCGCTCGCCCGCGCGGCCGCCGTCGAGGTCCGTGGCCACGATGTGAACGGCGACCTGATCGCCGTCCGGCCCACCGGCGAGGAGGACGACCCCGCGTACTTCGCCCGTTGCCTGCAGCACGAGGTCGACCACCTCGACGGCACGGTCTACGTCGACCTGCTGCCCCGCCGGCTGCGCGCGAAGGCGCTGCGAGCCGGTCCGATCCTCGACCGGGAGCGGAGGTGA
- a CDS encoding VOC family protein, translating into MLKTINISHIFVLDQDEALDFYVNKLGLEVSADQDLGDMRWLTVSVPGEPGRQILLEKPGPPSTDENAAEQIRELITKGASGFNVGFTTDDCRKTYQTLKERGVEFTDEPTERPYGIDCGGRDPFGNHFRIVQFPR; encoded by the coding sequence ATGCTGAAGACCATCAACATCTCCCACATCTTCGTACTCGACCAGGACGAGGCGCTCGACTTCTACGTCAACAAGCTCGGCCTGGAAGTCAGCGCCGACCAGGACCTCGGGGACATGCGCTGGCTCACCGTCAGCGTGCCGGGCGAGCCCGGCCGTCAGATCCTGCTGGAGAAGCCGGGCCCGCCCTCGACCGACGAGAACGCGGCCGAGCAGATCAGGGAGCTGATCACGAAGGGCGCGAGCGGCTTCAACGTCGGGTTCACCACCGACGACTGCAGGAAGACCTACCAGACGCTCAAGGAGCGCGGCGTGGAGTTCACCGACGAGCCCACGGAGCGCCCGTACGGCATCGACTGCGGGGGCCGCGACCCGTTCGGCAACCATTTCAGGATCGTGCAGTTCCCGCGGTGA
- a CDS encoding glycosyltransferase: MSAGRPGKQLLRPVTTQAKPTHFVTAVLVVHDGARWLPETIAALAAQTRVPDVIRVVDTGSTDASGEILAEAVGADQVIQLPRKAGFGEAVAAALARPEVVRRGRRAMPRPDDAVSWIWLLHDDSAPAPDALANLLATADSPANPRAGMPGVLGCKQRDWYDHKVLLNVGVTTDLGGRRETGIDRGEYDQGQYDEKNEVLAVDSAGMLVRRDVWEYLGGFDPLIPLYRDDVDFCWRATRAGIPVSVVPSAVVHHAEAASRHRRTVQATASHARLADRRHGMYSLAVNLPLGLAAVALLRNVVTSVLRAVGWLLAKQVGNALDELAAVILVSLRPDMVLRGRAKRRKLKRPWRQIRTLMPPRGAAIRRVGERISAFTAGAVSDTGRHSSAITDPADDDEDFHAIEAPSLTKRALSHPGLLLVVALTVVAVIAARDVLGVTLGGGALLPAPDSAVDLWRAYFEAWHPIGLGGTTTAPPYLAVLALLSTLFFGQPWLAVNVLLIGCVPLAGWAAYLAAGRLGTDRAVRVWVAAAYALLPVATGSIAAGRLGTAVAFVVLPLIAYFGSRVLSPPSRGALRPAWACALLLSVGIAFAPLLWPIALVLAAVAGGLMWRKRAVLSGLILTVLLPFVLLFPWSFTVVSSPSMLLLDTGYHPASLASTRLQPLAMLLLHPGGPGQYPVWISGGLLLGALAALLRRRTSPVVIAGWVVAFVGLAFGFVLSRVAITEPESAFGVVAWPGIAIAVIGVGMLVAIGAAAQDAPERLFKFGFGWRQLGLVALVVITGVVPLFAATWWVANGVDGPLHVVRNEVMPKYLAAQSDVPSRPRTLILRETHGRVEYTVVRGRAPRLGDELLQPPKATRQRLNRLVEDLVSGRSADVATRLQPYGIRNVLVAGPVDNQLALRLDGEKGLVRQSATNEFALWQATTTPARLRLLDRDGTVTPLGASSQVATKVRVPSGAEGRLLVLTDAASSGWRASIDGQELQPRKVDGWAQAFVVPSTGGQLELTFSDTARRLQLAVQGLAVLVVFVLALPAARREEADAELERRAAARREDAAELRPRLPRAALEIPVDHDTGPQAGVRQDQPVAEHQGAHPAPDWRYGQQPPQQGYGQQQAYPPVQQPQPPQQGYGQQQAYPPVQQPQPPQQGYGQQQAYPPVQQPQPPQQGYGQQQAYPPAQQPQQPQQWPQPPGSEHYRGTRNDW; encoded by the coding sequence TTGTCCGCTGGCCGCCCCGGGAAGCAGCTCTTACGCCCAGTGACCACACAGGCGAAGCCAACTCACTTCGTCACCGCCGTGCTCGTCGTGCACGACGGTGCTCGATGGCTGCCGGAGACCATCGCGGCGCTGGCCGCCCAGACCCGGGTGCCGGACGTCATCCGCGTGGTCGACACCGGCAGTACCGACGCGAGCGGTGAGATCCTGGCCGAGGCCGTCGGCGCCGACCAGGTCATCCAGCTGCCGCGCAAGGCCGGCTTCGGTGAGGCCGTCGCCGCCGCGCTCGCGCGGCCCGAGGTCGTCCGCCGCGGTCGGCGCGCGATGCCCCGCCCCGACGACGCGGTCTCGTGGATCTGGTTGCTGCACGACGACTCCGCGCCCGCGCCGGACGCGCTCGCGAACCTGCTCGCCACCGCCGACTCGCCGGCCAACCCCCGCGCAGGCATGCCCGGCGTGCTCGGCTGCAAGCAACGCGACTGGTACGACCACAAGGTCCTGCTCAACGTCGGGGTCACCACCGACCTCGGCGGGCGCAGGGAGACGGGCATCGACCGGGGTGAGTACGACCAGGGGCAGTACGACGAGAAGAACGAGGTGCTGGCCGTCGACTCGGCCGGCATGCTGGTGCGGCGCGACGTCTGGGAGTACCTCGGCGGCTTCGACCCGCTGATCCCGCTCTACCGCGACGACGTCGACTTCTGCTGGCGGGCCACCAGGGCGGGCATCCCGGTGTCCGTCGTGCCGAGCGCGGTCGTCCACCACGCGGAGGCCGCGTCGCGGCACCGCCGCACGGTGCAGGCGACGGCCAGCCACGCGCGGCTGGCGGACCGCAGGCACGGCATGTACTCGCTTGCGGTGAACCTCCCGCTCGGCCTGGCGGCGGTCGCGCTGCTGCGCAACGTGGTGACGTCCGTGCTGCGTGCCGTCGGCTGGCTGCTGGCCAAACAGGTCGGGAACGCGCTGGACGAGCTCGCCGCGGTGATCCTCGTCAGCCTGCGCCCCGACATGGTGCTGCGCGGCCGGGCCAAGCGCCGCAAGCTGAAGCGGCCGTGGCGGCAGATAAGGACGCTCATGCCGCCGCGCGGCGCGGCGATCCGCCGCGTCGGCGAACGGATCTCCGCGTTCACCGCAGGCGCGGTGTCCGACACCGGCAGGCACAGCAGCGCCATCACCGACCCGGCGGACGACGACGAGGACTTCCACGCCATCGAGGCACCGAGCCTCACCAAGCGCGCGCTCTCGCACCCTGGGCTGCTCCTGGTCGTGGCGCTGACGGTGGTGGCGGTGATCGCCGCAAGGGACGTGCTCGGCGTCACCCTCGGCGGCGGCGCGCTGCTGCCGGCGCCGGACAGTGCGGTCGACCTGTGGCGCGCCTACTTCGAGGCCTGGCACCCGATCGGCCTCGGCGGCACCACCACGGCGCCGCCGTACCTCGCGGTGCTCGCCCTGCTGTCCACGCTGTTCTTCGGCCAGCCGTGGCTCGCCGTGAACGTGCTGCTGATCGGCTGCGTGCCGCTGGCCGGTTGGGCCGCGTACCTCGCCGCCGGCCGGCTCGGCACCGACCGCGCGGTGCGGGTGTGGGTCGCGGCCGCGTACGCCCTGCTGCCGGTAGCGACCGGGTCGATCGCCGCCGGCCGGCTGGGTACGGCCGTCGCGTTCGTCGTGCTCCCGCTGATCGCGTACTTCGGCTCCCGGGTGCTCTCGCCGCCCAGCCGCGGCGCGCTGCGCCCCGCGTGGGCGTGCGCGCTGCTGCTGTCCGTCGGTATCGCGTTCGCGCCGCTGCTGTGGCCGATCGCGCTCGTCCTCGCCGCAGTCGCCGGTGGGCTGATGTGGCGCAAGCGCGCGGTGCTCTCCGGCCTGATCCTCACCGTCCTGCTGCCGTTCGTGCTGCTGTTCCCGTGGTCGTTCACGGTCGTCAGCAGTCCGAGCATGCTGCTGCTCGACACCGGCTACCACCCGGCGTCGCTCGCCTCGACCCGGTTGCAGCCGCTGGCCATGCTGCTGCTGCACCCCGGCGGTCCCGGCCAGTATCCGGTGTGGATCTCCGGCGGCCTGCTGCTCGGCGCGCTCGCGGCGCTTCTACGGCGCCGTACGTCGCCTGTGGTGATCGCCGGCTGGGTGGTCGCGTTCGTCGGTCTCGCCTTCGGGTTCGTGCTGAGCCGGGTGGCCATCACCGAGCCGGAGAGCGCGTTCGGCGTGGTCGCCTGGCCGGGTATCGCCATCGCCGTGATCGGCGTCGGCATGCTGGTGGCGATCGGCGCGGCCGCGCAGGACGCGCCCGAGCGGCTGTTCAAGTTCGGCTTCGGCTGGCGGCAGCTGGGCCTCGTCGCGCTCGTGGTGATCACCGGTGTCGTGCCGTTGTTCGCCGCCACCTGGTGGGTGGCCAACGGGGTGGACGGCCCGCTGCACGTCGTCCGCAACGAGGTCATGCCGAAGTACCTGGCCGCGCAGAGCGACGTGCCCAGCCGGCCCCGCACGCTGATCCTCAGGGAGACCCACGGCCGGGTCGAGTACACGGTGGTCCGCGGACGCGCACCGCGCCTCGGCGACGAGCTGCTGCAGCCGCCGAAGGCCACCAGGCAGCGGCTCAACCGGCTCGTCGAGGACCTGGTGTCCGGTCGCTCCGCGGACGTCGCGACCCGGCTGCAGCCGTACGGCATCAGGAACGTGCTCGTCGCCGGTCCGGTGGACAACCAGCTGGCCCTGCGCCTCGACGGCGAGAAGGGCCTGGTGCGGCAGTCCGCCACGAACGAGTTCGCGCTGTGGCAGGCCACCACCACGCCGGCCAGGTTGCGGCTGCTCGACCGGGACGGCACGGTCACGCCGCTCGGGGCGTCCAGCCAGGTGGCGACGAAGGTCCGCGTCCCGTCCGGCGCCGAAGGCCGGCTGCTGGTGCTGACCGACGCGGCGTCGTCCGGCTGGCGGGCGAGCATCGACGGGCAGGAGCTGCAGCCCCGCAAGGTGGACGGCTGGGCGCAGGCGTTCGTCGTGCCGAGTACCGGTGGCCAGCTGGAGCTGACGTTCTCCGACACGGCACGGCGGCTGCAGCTGGCCGTGCAGGGCCTCGCGGTGCTCGTCGTGTTCGTGCTAGCCCTACCCGCGGCGCGCCGGGAGGAAGCCGACGCCGAGCTGGAGCGCCGTGCGGCCGCCCGGCGCGAGGACGCGGCCGAGCTGCGGCCGCGGCTGCCCAGGGCGGCCCTGGAGATCCCCGTCGACCACGACACCGGCCCGCAGGCCGGGGTCCGCCAGGACCAGCCCGTCGCCGAGCACCAGGGGGCCCACCCGGCGCCCGACTGGCGCTACGGGCAGCAGCCACCGCAGCAGGGCTACGGGCAGCAGCAGGCGTACCCGCCTGTGCAGCAACCGCAGCCACCGCAGCAGGGCTACGGGCAGCAGCAGGCGTACCCGCCTGTGCAGCAACCGCAGCCACCGCAGCAGGGCTACGGGCAGCAGCAGGCGTACCCGCCTGTGCAGCAACCGCAGCCACCGCAGCAAGGCTACGGGCAGCAGCAGGCGTACCCGCCGGCACAACAACCGCAGCAACCGCAGCAGTGGCCGCAGCCGCCGGGCTCCGAGCACTATCGCGGAACGAGGAACGACTGGTGA
- a CDS encoding 2-phospho-L-lactate transferase gives MRIVVLAGGVGGARFLRGLRHAAPQADITVIGNTGDDITLFGLRVCPDLDTVMYTLGGGIDEEQGWGRTAETFAVQEDLAAYGAQPQWFGLGDRDFATHIRRSQLLAEGQPLSAVTATLCARWQLDVRLLPMTDDPVETHVVIADPEAESGRRAVHFQEYWVRMHAEPEALGLVPVGAEHAAPAPGVREAVESCDVVLLPPSNPVVSIGTILAVPGIRPAIAEAGVPVVGLSPVIGGRPLRGMADKVLAAVGATSTAAGVAEFYGPGLLDGWLVDETDKDAVEQVEAAGIRCHAVPLVMRDVPAAGRMAADALALAEEIG, from the coding sequence ATGCGCATCGTCGTTCTCGCGGGAGGCGTGGGAGGAGCTCGTTTCCTCCGCGGCCTCCGGCACGCCGCCCCCCAGGCGGACATTACGGTCATCGGTAATACCGGCGATGACATTACGCTCTTCGGCCTCCGGGTCTGCCCCGACCTCGACACGGTGATGTACACCCTCGGCGGTGGCATCGACGAGGAGCAGGGCTGGGGACGCACGGCGGAGACGTTCGCGGTGCAGGAGGACCTCGCCGCGTACGGCGCACAGCCGCAGTGGTTCGGCCTCGGCGACCGCGACTTCGCCACCCACATCAGGCGTAGCCAGCTGCTGGCCGAGGGGCAGCCGCTGTCCGCGGTCACCGCGACGCTGTGCGCACGCTGGCAGCTCGACGTCCGGCTGCTGCCGATGACCGACGACCCGGTCGAGACGCACGTCGTGATCGCCGACCCGGAGGCGGAGTCCGGACGGCGCGCGGTGCACTTCCAGGAGTACTGGGTGCGGATGCACGCGGAGCCGGAGGCGCTCGGCCTCGTGCCGGTGGGCGCCGAGCACGCCGCGCCCGCACCAGGCGTGCGTGAGGCGGTCGAGAGCTGCGACGTCGTGCTGCTGCCGCCGAGCAACCCGGTCGTGTCGATCGGCACCATCCTGGCCGTACCCGGCATCCGGCCGGCGATCGCGGAGGCAGGCGTCCCCGTCGTCGGCCTGTCCCCGGTGATCGGCGGCCGGCCGCTGCGCGGCATGGCCGACAAGGTGCTCGCCGCGGTCGGCGCGACGTCCACCGCCGCGGGGGTGGCGGAGTTCTACGGCCCCGGCCTGCTCGACGGCTGGCTGGTGGACGAGACCGACAAGGACGCCGTCGAGCAGGTGGAGGCGGCCGGCATCAGGTGCCACGCCGTGCCGCTGGTCATGCGCGACGTGCCGGCGGCCGGCCGGATGGCCGCGGACGCTCTCGCGCTCGCAGAGGAGATCGGATGA
- a CDS encoding DNA-3-methyladenine glycosylase 2 family protein yields the protein MRTCESRRWRPAAPVDVAFSLSVHRRGRGDPAYRRTPDGAVWRAVRTPAGPGTLRVCAAPSTAEVTAQAWGAGAQWLLDRLPAMLGADDDLAGFTPVHPPVRDAALRRSGFRVGRTERVLEALVPAILEQKVTGMEAHRSWRELLRRFGTPAPGPAETVQWMRVPPQPSAWVELPSWEWHRAGVDPRRARTIRVAASAANRLEETVALGGEVAARRLRSLPGVGQWTVAEVRQRAHGDADAVSVGDLHVPGIIGWALAGEVVDDDGMLALLEPYAGHRYRVQRLLETPGVGPPRRAPRFAPRDYRAL from the coding sequence CTGCGCACCTGTGAGAGCCGCCGCTGGCGGCCCGCGGCGCCGGTGGACGTCGCGTTCTCGCTCTCGGTGCACCGCAGGGGGCGCGGCGACCCGGCGTACCGCCGTACGCCGGACGGCGCCGTGTGGCGCGCGGTACGAACCCCGGCCGGCCCCGGCACCCTGCGCGTCTGCGCGGCGCCGAGCACGGCGGAGGTGACGGCGCAGGCGTGGGGCGCGGGTGCGCAGTGGCTGCTCGACCGGCTGCCCGCGATGCTGGGCGCGGACGACGACCTGGCCGGCTTCACACCGGTGCACCCGCCGGTGCGCGACGCCGCACTGCGCCGGTCCGGGTTCCGGGTCGGCCGCACGGAACGGGTGCTCGAGGCGCTCGTGCCTGCGATCCTCGAGCAGAAGGTGACCGGCATGGAGGCGCACCGGTCGTGGCGGGAGCTGTTGCGCAGGTTCGGTACGCCGGCGCCAGGGCCGGCGGAGACCGTGCAGTGGATGCGGGTGCCGCCGCAGCCGTCGGCTTGGGTCGAGCTGCCGAGCTGGGAGTGGCACCGCGCCGGCGTCGACCCGCGCCGCGCCAGGACGATCAGGGTCGCGGCGTCCGCGGCGAACCGGCTGGAGGAGACGGTGGCGCTCGGCGGCGAGGTCGCGGCTCGCCGGTTGCGGTCGCTGCCCGGGGTGGGGCAGTGGACGGTCGCGGAGGTACGGCAGCGTGCCCACGGCGACGCCGACGCGGTCTCCGTCGGCGACCTGCACGTGCCGGGGATCATCGGCTGGGCGCTCGCCGGCGAGGTCGTCGACGACGACGGGATGCTCGCCCTGCTCGAGCCGTACGCGGGCCACAGGTACCGCGTACAGCGGCTGCTGGAGACACCCGGCGTCGGGCCGCCCCGACGTGCCCCGCGGTTCGCGCCGCGGGACTACCGGGCGCTGTGA
- a CDS encoding helix-turn-helix domain-containing protein gives MLRARDAMDRAYAQPLDIPALAAIAHTSPAHFIRTFRATFGETPHRYLQRRRVERSMAMLRETDTSVTDICLAVGFTSVGTFSRTFREIVGESPSAYRAKYRETAVPPASAPTCFVKAWNRPRQKRAVSDKP, from the coding sequence ATGCTGCGCGCCCGCGACGCGATGGACCGCGCCTACGCCCAGCCGCTGGACATCCCCGCGCTCGCCGCGATCGCCCACACCTCGCCGGCGCACTTCATCCGCACCTTCCGCGCCACGTTCGGCGAGACGCCGCACCGGTACCTACAGCGCCGCCGGGTGGAGCGGTCGATGGCCATGCTCAGGGAGACCGACACGAGCGTGACGGACATCTGCCTCGCCGTCGGGTTCACCAGCGTCGGCACGTTCAGCCGGACGTTCCGCGAGATCGTCGGCGAGTCACCTTCGGCGTACCGGGCGAAGTACCGCGAGACGGCGGTGCCGCCGGCGAGCGCACCCACCTGCTTCGTCAAGGCGTGGAACCGGCCACGGCAGAAGCGCGCAGTTTCGGATAAGCCCTGA
- a CDS encoding mannose-1-phosphate guanylyltransferase, which produces MSGEQRAFYAVVPAGGSGTRLWPLSRKDEPKYLHALAGGDRSLLQATMDRLAPVTAGERMFVVTGAAHQPKVVAQLPELPPGNVLVEPAPKNSAPAIGLAAAVIAQRDPAAVMGSFAADHVVPRPEAFVSAVRDAIAVAEQGYLVTVGIAPTYAATGFGWIQRGAELPGGLGEHVAEFTEKPPAEVAERYLASGRSLWNASMFVWSVATFLDELCTQLPELHDGLRRIAKAWDTPQRSEVLGEVWPTLAAEAVDDGVLVGAAQRGRVAVVPGDFEWHDIGDWNGLADLLPGDAAGNVGLGTGERLSVDDSGTVVAAAGGRLVATLGLTDLVVVDTPDAVLVAPRSRAQEVRRLVEELTRRGDTAHL; this is translated from the coding sequence ATGTCCGGTGAGCAGCGCGCGTTCTACGCGGTCGTGCCGGCGGGCGGCTCTGGCACCAGGCTCTGGCCGCTGAGCCGCAAGGACGAGCCGAAGTACCTGCACGCGTTGGCCGGCGGCGACAGGTCGCTGCTGCAGGCCACCATGGACCGGCTCGCACCGGTGACGGCCGGCGAGCGGATGTTCGTGGTCACCGGCGCCGCGCACCAACCCAAGGTGGTCGCGCAGCTGCCCGAGCTGCCGCCGGGCAACGTGCTCGTGGAGCCTGCGCCGAAGAACTCCGCTCCCGCGATCGGGCTGGCCGCTGCGGTCATCGCACAGCGCGACCCGGCTGCCGTGATGGGTTCGTTCGCCGCGGACCACGTGGTGCCGCGGCCGGAGGCGTTCGTGTCGGCCGTGCGTGACGCGATCGCCGTCGCCGAGCAGGGCTACCTGGTGACCGTCGGCATCGCGCCGACCTACGCCGCGACCGGCTTCGGCTGGATCCAGCGCGGTGCGGAGCTGCCCGGCGGACTCGGCGAGCACGTCGCCGAGTTCACCGAGAAGCCGCCTGCGGAGGTCGCCGAGCGGTACCTCGCGAGCGGCCGCAGCCTGTGGAACGCGTCCATGTTCGTCTGGTCGGTCGCGACGTTCCTCGACGAGCTGTGTACGCAGCTGCCCGAGCTGCACGACGGGCTGCGCCGGATCGCGAAGGCCTGGGACACACCACAGCGCAGCGAAGTGCTCGGCGAGGTGTGGCCCACCCTCGCCGCGGAGGCCGTGGACGACGGCGTGCTCGTCGGTGCCGCGCAGCGCGGCCGGGTGGCGGTGGTGCCCGGCGACTTCGAGTGGCACGACATCGGCGACTGGAACGGGCTGGCCGACCTGCTGCCAGGCGACGCGGCCGGCAACGTCGGGCTCGGCACCGGCGAGCGGCTCTCTGTCGACGACAGCGGCACCGTGGTCGCCGCGGCCGGTGGCCGGCTGGTGGCCACGTTGGGCCTGACCGACCTGGTCGTCGTGGACACCCCGGACGCCGTGCTCGTGGCGCCGAGGAGCCGGGCGCAGGAGGTGCGGCGGTTGGTGGAGGAGCTGACCCGCCGTGGTGACACTGCGCACCTGTGA
- a CDS encoding WhiB family transcriptional regulator: MSERNWLSGDSGEELEWQERALCAQTDPEAFFPEKGGSTREAKKVCLVCEVRQECLEYALQHDERFGIWGGMSERERRKLRRRAV, from the coding sequence GTGTCCGAGCGGAACTGGCTATCAGGGGACAGTGGCGAGGAGCTCGAATGGCAGGAGCGCGCGCTGTGCGCGCAGACCGACCCGGAAGCGTTCTTCCCCGAGAAGGGGGGCTCCACCCGGGAGGCGAAGAAGGTCTGCCTCGTTTGCGAGGTCAGGCAGGAGTGCCTGGAATACGCGTTGCAGCACGATGAGCGGTTCGGCATCTGGGGCGGGATGTCCGAGCGGGAGCGCAGGAAGCTGCGCCGCCGCGCCGTGTAG